From Streptomyces sp. HUAS MG91, the proteins below share one genomic window:
- a CDS encoding beta-eliminating lyase-related protein: protein MNVPEEKQQTARRIAAVRGAERVLARGPHTETIGERWARLTDAAGTVTDLSGSVDLYGDGVVADLEAKVAGLLGKEAAAFFPTGTMAQQVALRCWAGRTGNPTVALHPLAHPEVHEREALTTVSGLRTVHPTTAARQITADEVHGMDEPFGTLMLELPLRDAGFVLPTWEELEQVCEEARARDAVIHFDGARLWECTTHFGRPLAEIADLADSVYVSFYKSLGGLSGAALAGPQSFVDEARAWRHRYGGQVFHQFPQAIAALAGLERELPRLPEYVAHARVVARALREGFAEAGLPWARVHPEEPHTQAFRVLLPYDTDVLTEAAVTQAEETKTALFGRWWPVSGAPGLSVTEVTVAAPGLEWSAADVRAAVADFVRRLP, encoded by the coding sequence ATGAACGTCCCTGAAGAGAAGCAACAGACAGCACGGCGGATCGCCGCCGTCCGGGGCGCGGAGCGCGTCCTGGCGCGCGGGCCGCACACGGAGACCATCGGGGAGCGCTGGGCGCGCCTGACCGACGCCGCCGGCACGGTGACCGACCTGTCCGGCTCGGTCGACCTCTACGGGGACGGGGTCGTCGCCGACCTGGAGGCGAAGGTCGCCGGGCTGCTCGGCAAGGAGGCGGCGGCGTTCTTCCCGACCGGCACCATGGCGCAGCAGGTCGCGCTGCGCTGCTGGGCGGGCCGCACCGGCAACCCCACGGTGGCCCTGCACCCGCTGGCCCACCCGGAGGTCCACGAGCGGGAGGCGCTGACCACGGTGTCCGGCCTGCGCACGGTGCACCCGACGACCGCCGCGCGGCAGATCACGGCGGACGAGGTGCACGGCATGGACGAGCCGTTCGGCACGCTGATGCTGGAACTGCCGCTCCGGGACGCCGGTTTCGTGCTGCCCACGTGGGAGGAGCTGGAGCAGGTCTGCGAGGAGGCACGCGCGCGTGACGCCGTGATCCACTTCGACGGGGCCCGCCTGTGGGAGTGCACGACGCACTTCGGGCGCCCGCTGGCCGAGATCGCCGACCTCGCGGACAGCGTGTACGTGTCGTTCTACAAGTCGCTCGGCGGCCTGAGCGGCGCGGCGCTCGCGGGCCCGCAGTCGTTCGTCGACGAGGCCAGGGCCTGGCGGCACCGCTACGGCGGCCAGGTCTTCCACCAGTTCCCGCAGGCGATCGCGGCGCTGGCCGGCCTGGAGCGGGAGCTGCCGCGGCTGCCGGAGTACGTGGCGCACGCGCGCGTGGTGGCGCGGGCGCTGCGGGAGGGGTTCGCCGAGGCGGGCCTGCCGTGGGCGCGGGTGCACCCCGAGGAGCCGCACACGCAGGCGTTCCGGGTGCTGCTGCCCTACGACACCGACGTGCTCACCGAGGCGGCGGTGACGCAGGCGGAGGAGACGAAGACGGCGCTGTTCGGGCGCTGGTGGCCGGTGAGCGGGGCGCCGGGGCTCTCCGTCACCGAGGTCACGGTCGCCGCGCCGGGCCTGGAGTGGAGCGCCGCGGACGTCCGCGCGGCCGTCGCGGACTTCGTACGGCGACTACCGTGA
- a CDS encoding DUF5937 family protein: MSVRIDITGLTAERIHFAPSPLAEMGAALHALAEPAHHPGVQGWTTSVSACLDPCLADRMCEADFLWRTTFSDVFTPSAGLPGLHTLPGATLGEELDLLDKLSDEQFVDAALEFTCQSEYARRDVARLDDPRARERALELAAARGSHQVRFTQRLLEDPPAIRAWFRELMQDCDEAFFSDVWGRVRHQLVADARLKTDLLRRKGVADALSAVSGSVSLDDSGRSVVVDKISVGHTETGSGSLVLIPTSLGRPHLWVLHRKDWQPLITYPISSPGLTAPTSVEQLTLRMSALAHPVRMRLCRHLARGSYTTGELADAHGMTAPEISRHLSVLKKAGLITTRRHGRYAQHQLDLSVVSRLGGDFIEGVLR, encoded by the coding sequence ATGAGCGTGCGCATCGACATCACCGGCCTGACGGCCGAGCGGATCCACTTCGCGCCCTCACCCCTGGCCGAGATGGGCGCGGCGCTGCACGCGCTGGCGGAGCCCGCGCACCACCCGGGGGTGCAGGGCTGGACGACGAGCGTGTCCGCGTGCCTCGACCCGTGCCTGGCGGACCGGATGTGCGAGGCGGACTTCCTGTGGCGGACGACGTTCTCGGACGTCTTCACCCCGTCCGCCGGGCTGCCCGGCCTGCACACCCTGCCCGGCGCCACGCTCGGCGAGGAGCTGGACCTGCTCGACAAGCTCTCCGACGAGCAGTTCGTGGACGCCGCCCTGGAGTTCACCTGCCAGTCGGAGTACGCGCGGCGGGACGTCGCCCGGCTGGACGACCCGCGTGCCCGGGAGCGCGCGCTCGAGCTGGCGGCGGCGCGCGGCTCCCACCAGGTGCGCTTCACCCAGCGCCTGCTGGAGGACCCGCCCGCCATCAGGGCGTGGTTCCGCGAGCTGATGCAGGACTGCGACGAGGCGTTCTTCTCCGACGTGTGGGGGCGCGTCCGGCATCAGCTGGTGGCCGACGCCCGGCTCAAGACGGATCTGCTGCGCCGCAAGGGCGTCGCGGACGCGCTCTCCGCGGTCTCGGGATCGGTGTCGCTGGACGACTCGGGCCGCTCGGTCGTCGTCGACAAGATCTCCGTGGGGCACACCGAGACGGGCTCCGGCAGTCTGGTCCTGATCCCGACCAGCCTGGGCCGGCCGCATCTGTGGGTGCTGCACCGCAAGGACTGGCAGCCGCTGATCACGTACCCGATCTCCTCCCCCGGGCTCACCGCGCCGACCTCGGTGGAACAGCTGACGCTGCGGATGTCGGCCCTCGCCCACCCGGTGCGCATGCGCCTGTGCCGCCACCTGGCGCGCGGCTCGTACACGACGGGCGAGCTCGCCGATGCGCACGGCATGACCGCGCCGGAGATATCCCGGCACCTGTCGGTGCTGAAGAAGGCGGGCCTGATCACGACGCGCCGCCACGGCCGGTACGCGCAGCACCAGTTGGACCTGAGCGTGGTGTCGCGGCTGGGCGGGGACTTCATCGAGGGCGTGCTGCGCTGA
- a CDS encoding response regulator transcription factor — MSIKVMLVDDQVLLRTGFRMVLAAQPDMEVVAEAGDGVEALEVLRSTAVDVVLMDVRMPKLDGVETTRRVCSGPNPPKVLILTTFDLDEYAFSGLKAGASGFMLKDVPPGELLTAIRSVHSGDAVVAPSTTRRLLDRFAPMLPSSVKEPQAQQLDRLTEREREVMILVAQGLSNGEIAAHLVLSEATVKTHVGRILTKLGLRDRVQVVVLAYETGLVRAGGGA; from the coding sequence ATGTCGATCAAGGTCATGCTCGTCGACGACCAGGTGCTGCTGCGCACCGGTTTCCGGATGGTGCTCGCCGCCCAGCCGGACATGGAGGTCGTCGCCGAGGCGGGCGACGGCGTCGAGGCCCTCGAAGTGCTGCGGTCCACGGCCGTGGACGTGGTCCTCATGGACGTCCGCATGCCGAAGCTGGACGGCGTCGAGACCACCCGCCGGGTCTGTTCCGGGCCGAACCCGCCGAAGGTCCTCATCCTGACCACGTTCGACCTGGACGAGTACGCGTTCTCCGGGCTCAAGGCGGGCGCCTCCGGCTTCATGCTCAAGGACGTGCCGCCCGGCGAGCTGCTGACCGCCATCCGCTCCGTGCACAGCGGCGACGCGGTGGTCGCCCCGTCCACCACCCGCCGGCTGCTCGACCGGTTCGCGCCGATGCTGCCCAGCAGCGTCAAGGAGCCGCAGGCCCAGCAGCTGGACCGGCTCACCGAGCGCGAGCGCGAGGTCATGATCCTGGTCGCCCAGGGCCTGTCGAACGGCGAGATCGCGGCCCATCTGGTGCTGTCCGAGGCCACCGTGAAGACCCACGTCGGCCGCATCCTGACCAAGCTCGGCCTGCGCGACCGGGTCCAGGTCGTCGTCCTCGCCTACGAGACGGGGCTCGTCCGCGCGGGCGGCGGGGCCTGA
- a CDS encoding sensor histidine kinase, translated as MQRLYDFLRRHPTWVDGFWAVILFGMSVVAVTSGAGDSPRGSRAAGIACAVLLSVVVTLRRRMPERMLILTILTGLAQLVLDAETSPGDFAMLVIVYTCAANGARWSSRLALGAGLCAAPLAQLRWPEEQASGLGKIAVTVFTMVPFALAWVLGDSLRTRRAYLAELEERAARLEKEREAQSKVAVAAERARIARELHDVVAHNVSVMVVQADGAAYVLDTAPDQAKKALETISGTGRQALAEMRRLLGVLRTGEREKGEEYVPQPDVEQIEDLVTQVRTAGLPVDFKVEGTPRPLPSGVELTAYRIVQEALTNTRKHGGPNAGASVRLVYFDDGLGLLVEDDGKGAPHELYEDGGADGRGHGLIGMRERVGMVGGTLDAGPRPGGGFRISVLLPLKPAH; from the coding sequence GTGCAGCGCCTCTACGACTTCCTCCGCAGACACCCGACCTGGGTCGACGGTTTCTGGGCCGTGATCCTGTTCGGGATGTCGGTGGTGGCCGTCACCAGCGGCGCCGGAGACTCACCCCGCGGCAGCCGGGCGGCGGGCATCGCCTGCGCCGTCCTGCTGAGCGTCGTCGTCACGCTGCGCCGCCGGATGCCCGAGCGGATGCTGATCCTCACGATCCTGACCGGCCTGGCCCAGCTGGTCCTCGACGCCGAGACCAGCCCCGGCGACTTCGCGATGCTGGTCATCGTCTACACCTGCGCGGCGAACGGGGCGCGGTGGTCGTCCCGGCTCGCCCTCGGCGCGGGTCTGTGCGCGGCACCGCTCGCGCAGCTGCGCTGGCCCGAGGAACAGGCCAGCGGCCTCGGAAAGATCGCCGTCACCGTCTTCACGATGGTGCCGTTCGCCCTCGCCTGGGTCCTCGGCGACTCGCTGCGCACCCGCCGCGCCTATCTGGCCGAGCTGGAGGAGCGCGCGGCCCGCCTGGAGAAGGAGCGCGAGGCCCAGTCGAAGGTCGCGGTCGCGGCCGAACGGGCGCGCATCGCGCGCGAGTTGCACGATGTCGTCGCGCACAACGTGTCGGTGATGGTGGTGCAGGCCGACGGCGCCGCGTACGTCCTGGACACCGCCCCCGACCAGGCGAAGAAGGCCCTGGAGACGATCTCGGGGACCGGCCGGCAGGCGCTCGCCGAGATGCGCCGGCTGCTCGGTGTGCTGCGCACCGGCGAGCGCGAGAAGGGCGAGGAGTACGTGCCCCAGCCCGACGTCGAGCAGATCGAGGACCTGGTCACCCAGGTGCGCACGGCGGGCCTGCCCGTGGACTTCAAGGTCGAGGGCACCCCGCGCCCGCTGCCCAGCGGCGTCGAGCTGACCGCGTACCGCATCGTCCAGGAGGCCCTCACCAACACCCGCAAGCACGGCGGTCCGAACGCGGGGGCGAGCGTCCGCCTGGTCTACTTCGACGACGGACTCGGCCTGCTCGTCGAGGACGACGGCAAGGGCGCCCCGCACGAGCTGTACGAGGACGGCGGCGCCGACGGCCGCGGCCACGGCCTCATCGGGATGCGGGAGCGCGTCGGTATGGTCGGCGGCACGCTGGACGCGGGCCCGCGCCCCGGCGGTGGCTTCCGCATCAGCGTCCTGCTGCCGCTCAAGCCCGCCCATTGA
- a CDS encoding SAM-dependent methyltransferase produces the protein MENVREDGRQDEARGWREATERALYGPAGFYRRPEGPAGHFRTSVHASPLFAGAVAELLCRVDAALGTPERLTFVDMAAGRGELVSRVLELLPESVHARVHACAVEIAGRPADLDHRIEWRSAPPTGITGLLFANEWLDNVPVDVVETDADGTARLVLVRQDGTESLSPEPLGDAAREWLDTWWPLSSEPGLRAEVGLARDTAWAAAVGSVERGLAVAVDYAHARGTRPPFGTLTGFREGREVPPVPDGSRDITAHVALDACATGPGARLLGQRAALRALGVAADRPPLSLASRDPAGYVRALARAGEAAELTARGGLGDFGWLVEPVGVAPDGLLVDVADHEEQ, from the coding sequence GTGGAGAACGTACGCGAGGACGGACGGCAGGACGAGGCGCGCGGCTGGCGGGAGGCCACCGAGCGGGCGCTGTACGGGCCGGCCGGCTTCTACCGCCGCCCCGAGGGCCCCGCCGGTCATTTCCGCACGTCGGTCCATGCGTCCCCGCTGTTCGCCGGGGCCGTCGCCGAGCTGCTGTGCCGGGTGGACGCGGCGCTCGGCACACCGGAACGGCTGACGTTCGTGGACATGGCGGCGGGGCGCGGCGAGCTGGTGTCGCGGGTTCTGGAGCTGCTGCCGGAGAGCGTGCACGCGCGCGTGCACGCCTGCGCGGTGGAGATCGCCGGGCGCCCCGCGGATCTCGATCACCGGATCGAGTGGCGGTCCGCGCCGCCCACCGGGATCACCGGGCTGCTGTTCGCGAACGAATGGCTCGACAACGTCCCGGTCGACGTCGTCGAGACCGACGCGGACGGCACCGCCCGGCTCGTCCTCGTACGGCAGGACGGCACGGAGTCGCTGTCCCCCGAACCGCTCGGCGACGCCGCACGGGAGTGGCTCGACACCTGGTGGCCGCTGTCGTCCGAGCCGGGGCTGCGCGCCGAGGTCGGGCTCGCGCGGGACACGGCGTGGGCGGCGGCCGTGGGCTCGGTGGAGCGCGGTCTCGCGGTCGCCGTGGACTACGCCCACGCGCGCGGGACGCGTCCGCCGTTCGGCACGCTGACGGGGTTCAGGGAGGGGCGCGAGGTGCCACCCGTGCCCGACGGGTCCCGCGACATCACGGCCCATGTGGCGCTCGACGCCTGCGCGACGGGACCGGGGGCCCGGCTGCTCGGCCAGCGCGCCGCGCTGCGGGCGCTCGGCGTCGCAGCGGACCGCCCGCCGCTCTCGCTCGCCTCGCGGGACCCGGCCGGGTACGTACGGGCGCTCGCGCGCGCGGGTGAGGCGGCGGAGCTGACGGCGCGCGGCGGGCTCGGCGACTTCGGGTGGCTCGTCGAGCCGGTGGGGGTGGCTCCCGACGGGCTACTTGTCGATGTCGCCGACCACGAAGAACAGTGA
- a CDS encoding NADH-quinone oxidoreductase subunit D, with protein sequence MTPTTQATVGIGGAAESTDMVLNIGPQHPSTHGVLRLRLVLDGERIQHAEPVIGYMHRGAEKLFEARDYRQIVMLANRHDWLSAFSNELGVVLAVERMLGMEVPERAVWLRTLLAELNRVLNHLMFLGSYPLELGGITPVFHAFREREELQAVMEEISGGRMHYMFNRVGGLKEDLPLGWTTRAREAVASVRSRMDVYDRLVLGNEIFRGRARGVGVLSASAAHSYGVSGPIARASGVDFDLRRDEPYLAYGELQDTLKVVTRQEGDCLARFECLLEQTHNALALADACLDRIADLPPGPVNQRLPKVLKAPEGHTYAWTENPLGINGYYLVSKGEKTPYRLKLRSASYNNIQALAELLPGTLVADMVAILGSLFFVVGDIDK encoded by the coding sequence ATGACGCCCACGACTCAGGCCACGGTCGGCATCGGTGGTGCCGCGGAGAGCACCGACATGGTGCTCAACATCGGTCCGCAGCACCCCTCCACCCATGGTGTGCTGCGCCTGCGTCTCGTGCTCGACGGCGAGCGGATCCAGCACGCGGAGCCGGTGATCGGCTACATGCACCGCGGTGCCGAGAAGCTGTTCGAGGCGCGGGACTACCGGCAGATCGTGATGCTCGCCAACCGCCACGACTGGCTGTCCGCGTTCTCGAACGAGCTGGGTGTCGTGCTCGCCGTCGAACGGATGCTGGGCATGGAGGTCCCCGAGCGAGCCGTCTGGCTGCGGACCCTGCTCGCCGAGCTGAACCGTGTGCTGAACCATCTGATGTTTCTGGGTTCGTACCCACTCGAACTGGGCGGAATCACTCCGGTCTTCCACGCCTTCCGCGAACGCGAGGAGCTCCAGGCCGTCATGGAGGAGATCTCCGGCGGGCGCATGCACTACATGTTCAACCGGGTCGGCGGTCTCAAGGAGGACCTGCCGCTCGGCTGGACCACGCGCGCGCGGGAGGCCGTCGCGTCCGTCCGTTCCCGGATGGACGTCTACGACCGTCTCGTCCTCGGCAACGAGATCTTCCGGGGCCGCGCGCGCGGGGTGGGCGTCCTGTCGGCGTCGGCCGCGCACTCGTACGGGGTCTCGGGACCGATCGCCCGCGCCTCCGGCGTCGACTTCGACCTGCGCCGCGACGAGCCGTACCTCGCCTACGGGGAGCTCCAGGACACCCTGAAGGTCGTCACGCGGCAGGAGGGCGACTGCCTGGCCCGCTTCGAGTGCCTCCTGGAGCAGACCCACAACGCGCTCGCCCTCGCCGACGCCTGCCTCGACCGCATCGCGGACCTCCCGCCCGGCCCGGTCAACCAGCGCCTGCCGAAGGTCCTCAAGGCCCCCGAGGGCCACACGTACGCCTGGACGGAGAACCCGCTCGGCATCAACGGCTACTACCTCGTCTCCAAGGGCGAGAAGACGCCGTACCGCCTCAAGCTGCGCTCCGCGTCCTACAACAACATCCAGGCGCTCGCCGAACTGCTGCCGGGCACGCTCGTCGCCGACATGGTGGCGATCCTCGGGTCACTGTTCTTCGTGGTCGGCGACATCGACAAGTAG
- a CDS encoding PH domain-containing protein has product MGPTGVKGDGDGPAEAGPSWTGLPSGLLKLRRLLLVLWLVPIAVAVAVLLTIVAGAPWAAFALLPLAVLAWGWPMLGRNWRSWRYAERADDLLISRGVLWREETIVPYGRMQLVEVTSGPLERKFGLASLQLHTAAAATDATIPGLVPAEAERLRDRLTELGEARSAGL; this is encoded by the coding sequence GTGGGGCCTACGGGCGTCAAGGGCGACGGGGACGGGCCCGCGGAGGCCGGGCCGAGCTGGACCGGGCTGCCGTCCGGGCTGCTGAAGCTGCGCCGGCTGCTGCTCGTGCTCTGGCTGGTGCCGATCGCCGTCGCGGTCGCGGTGCTCCTCACGATCGTCGCGGGAGCGCCGTGGGCGGCGTTCGCGCTGCTGCCCCTCGCGGTCCTGGCCTGGGGCTGGCCGATGCTCGGCCGCAACTGGCGCTCGTGGCGGTACGCCGAGCGCGCCGACGACCTGCTGATCAGCCGCGGGGTGCTGTGGCGTGAGGAAACGATCGTGCCGTACGGGCGGATGCAGCTGGTCGAGGTGACCTCGGGCCCCCTGGAGCGGAAGTTCGGCCTGGCCAGCCTCCAGCTGCACACCGCGGCCGCCGCCACCGACGCGACGATCCCGGGACTTGTCCCGGCCGAGGCGGAACGCCTGCGCGACCGCCTCACCGAGCTCGGCGAAGCCCGATCGGCGGGCCTGTGA
- a CDS encoding PH domain-containing protein codes for MTAAHAPEDVTGHESPESVRERRLHPVTPLRRAWAPIAVLLGWAVHDMDQAQRQLAQLTAATLAIGLGVLVPAAALYGFLTWWFTHFGVTDTELRIRTGLLFRRTAHIRLDRLQAVDVTQPLLARFVGVAKLKLDVVGTDKKDELAYLGEKEARDLRAELLARAAGFAPESAHEVGEAPAQQVLRTPPRTLAVALLLTGAPWAMLLAAVAVPTFLWFATHNLWTVIAVAVPLAGGAFTNSAGRFIKEYDWTVGESPDGLRIDHGLLDRVHETVPPGRVQTVRIVQPLLWRGRGWVRVELHVAGSANSVLVPVAPREQAEDVVARILPGVAVPKPGDFTGSPRRGRWCVPVWWRAYGVSVTETVFAAREGLFQRRISLVPHAKVQSVRLTQGPWERCFRVAGLHLDTGANKTVTARLRDAQEAAELLRAQADRSRTGRKGARPDRWMSGTPSS; via the coding sequence GTGACGGCCGCCCACGCCCCGGAGGACGTCACGGGCCACGAGTCGCCCGAGAGCGTACGAGAGCGGCGCCTGCACCCCGTCACACCGCTGCGCCGCGCCTGGGCGCCGATAGCGGTCCTGCTCGGCTGGGCCGTCCACGACATGGACCAGGCGCAGCGCCAGCTCGCCCAGCTCACCGCCGCGACCCTGGCGATCGGCCTGGGCGTCCTGGTGCCCGCGGCCGCCCTGTACGGGTTCCTCACGTGGTGGTTCACGCACTTCGGCGTGACGGACACCGAACTGCGCATCCGTACGGGCCTGCTGTTCCGGCGCACCGCCCACATCCGGCTCGACCGCCTCCAGGCCGTCGACGTCACCCAGCCGCTGCTCGCCCGCTTCGTGGGCGTGGCCAAGCTGAAGCTCGACGTCGTCGGCACCGACAAGAAGGACGAACTCGCCTATCTGGGAGAGAAGGAGGCCCGCGATCTGCGGGCCGAACTGCTCGCGCGTGCGGCCGGTTTCGCCCCGGAGTCGGCCCACGAGGTGGGCGAGGCACCGGCGCAGCAGGTCCTGCGCACGCCGCCGCGCACGCTCGCCGTGGCGCTGCTGCTGACGGGCGCCCCGTGGGCGATGCTGCTCGCGGCGGTCGCCGTGCCGACGTTCCTGTGGTTCGCCACCCACAACCTGTGGACAGTGATCGCGGTCGCCGTGCCGCTGGCGGGCGGGGCGTTCACCAACAGCGCGGGCCGGTTCATCAAGGAGTACGACTGGACGGTCGGCGAGTCCCCGGACGGGTTGCGCATCGACCACGGGCTGCTCGACCGGGTGCACGAGACGGTGCCGCCGGGCCGGGTGCAGACCGTGCGGATCGTGCAGCCGCTGCTGTGGCGGGGGCGCGGCTGGGTCCGCGTCGAGCTGCACGTGGCGGGGTCGGCCAACTCGGTCCTGGTGCCCGTCGCCCCGCGCGAGCAGGCCGAGGACGTCGTCGCGCGCATCCTGCCGGGGGTCGCGGTGCCCAAGCCGGGCGACTTCACGGGGTCGCCGCGGCGCGGGCGCTGGTGCGTGCCGGTGTGGTGGCGGGCGTACGGGGTGTCGGTCACGGAGACGGTGTTCGCGGCCCGGGAGGGGCTGTTCCAGCGGCGGATCTCGCTCGTCCCGCACGCCAAGGTGCAGAGCGTTCGCCTCACCCAGGGCCCCTGGGAGCGCTGCTTCCGGGTCGCGGGGCTGCACCTGGACACGGGCGCCAACAAGACGGTGACGGCGCGGCTGCGGGACGCCCAGGAGGCGGCGGAGCTGCTGCGGGCACAGGCGGACCGGTCCCGGACCGGGCGCAAGGGGGCGCGTCCCGATCGCTGGATGAGCGGGACGCCGTCGTCGTGA
- a CDS encoding ABC transporter substrate-binding protein, which translates to MNSRTHGRTRRMALAVVAAGALTAGLTACGGDSLEGDKGGSASAGDGKKGKIVIGAASFTEAKVMGELYRQILDDAGYDASVKTVENREIYEPQLAKGAIDVVPEYAATLAEFLNLKKNGSGAKAVASSDVDATMTALRGLAEPEGLKVLDAGEAVDENAFAVTEAYAKKHNLKTLSDLGKSGEKVKIAAGDECETRPFCAPGLKKTYGIDVTGIDPKGVGTTQSKQAVKNGQDQLVLTTTTDATLKNFGLVLLEDDKKLQNADNIVPVVNAKDAGGQAIADVLGKLTKVLTTDDLVELNRKVDAERQKEADVAKDYLESKSLIKK; encoded by the coding sequence ATGAACAGCAGGACGCACGGCAGGACGCGCCGCATGGCCCTGGCGGTCGTGGCGGCGGGAGCCCTGACCGCGGGCCTCACCGCGTGCGGCGGTGACAGCCTGGAGGGCGACAAGGGCGGCTCGGCGAGCGCGGGCGACGGCAAGAAGGGCAAGATCGTCATCGGTGCCGCCAGTTTCACCGAGGCCAAGGTGATGGGCGAGCTGTACCGGCAGATATTGGACGACGCCGGGTACGACGCGTCGGTCAAGACGGTGGAGAACCGCGAGATCTACGAACCGCAGCTCGCGAAGGGCGCCATCGACGTGGTGCCCGAATACGCGGCGACGCTCGCCGAATTCCTCAACCTGAAGAAGAACGGCTCGGGTGCGAAGGCCGTCGCGTCCAGTGATGTCGACGCGACGATGACCGCGCTGCGCGGTCTCGCCGAGCCGGAGGGCCTGAAGGTTCTGGACGCCGGCGAGGCCGTCGACGAGAACGCGTTCGCGGTGACCGAGGCATACGCGAAGAAGCACAACCTGAAGACCCTTTCCGATCTCGGCAAGTCCGGCGAGAAGGTCAAGATCGCGGCCGGCGACGAATGCGAGACCCGGCCGTTCTGCGCCCCGGGTCTGAAGAAGACGTACGGAATCGATGTCACGGGCATCGACCCGAAGGGCGTCGGCACCACCCAGTCCAAGCAGGCGGTGAAGAACGGGCAGGACCAGCTGGTCCTGACGACCACGACCGACGCGACGCTGAAGAACTTCGGACTCGTTCTCCTGGAGGACGACAAGAAGCTGCAGAATGCGGACAACATCGTTCCGGTCGTGAACGCCAAGGACGCGGGCGGCCAGGCGATAGCCGATGTCCTCGGCAAGCTGACCAAGGTCCTCACCACCGACGATCTCGTCGAGTTGAACCGGAAGGTCGACGCCGAGCGGCAGAAGGAAGCCGATGTCGCGAAGGACTATCTGGAGTCCAAGAGCCTCATCAAGAAATGA
- a CDS encoding ABC transporter permease, which produces MNAISGAYDWLTTGANWQGEKGVWHRLSEHLYFSGVALAVACLIALPLALWLGHIGRGGALAVNISNVGRAVPTLAVLVLLTLTPLGRHGDLPTLIALVLFAIPPLLTNTYVGMREVDRSVVEAARGMGMSGRQVFARVELPLAYPLVMTGLRSAAVQVIATATLAAMAGEGGLGRIITAGFSLQNTPQVVAGAVLVAALALVVEGVFVAVGRFLDPARGRA; this is translated from the coding sequence ATGAACGCGATATCGGGGGCCTACGACTGGCTGACCACGGGTGCCAACTGGCAGGGCGAGAAGGGGGTGTGGCACCGCCTCTCCGAGCATCTGTACTTCAGCGGGGTCGCCCTCGCCGTCGCCTGTCTGATCGCGCTGCCGCTGGCCCTGTGGCTCGGGCACATCGGCCGCGGCGGCGCCCTCGCGGTCAACATCTCGAACGTGGGGCGCGCGGTGCCCACCCTGGCCGTCCTGGTGCTGCTCACGCTCACCCCGCTCGGCCGCCACGGAGACCTGCCCACACTGATCGCGCTGGTCCTGTTCGCGATCCCGCCGCTGTTGACGAACACGTACGTGGGCATGCGCGAGGTCGACCGCTCGGTGGTGGAGGCCGCGCGCGGCATGGGGATGAGCGGCCGGCAGGTGTTCGCGCGGGTCGAACTCCCGCTGGCGTACCCCCTGGTGATGACCGGGCTGCGGTCGGCCGCGGTGCAGGTGATCGCGACGGCGACGCTGGCCGCGATGGCCGGCGAGGGCGGGCTCGGGCGGATCATCACGGCCGGTTTCAGCCTGCAGAACACGCCGCAGGTCGTGGCGGGCGCCGTCCTCGTGGCCGCGCTCGCCCTGGTCGTGGAGGGCGTGTTCGTGGCGGTGGGCCGGTTCCTCGATCCGGCGCGAGGGCGGGCATGA
- a CDS encoding ABC transporter permease: MSEQNCLVANDWVCGEYLRTRGQELTDATVQHLGITVASVVIGVLISFPLALLARRRKAFAGPVLGLTTVFYSVPSLAMFSLLLPLFGLSASLVITGLVLYSLTILVRNILAGLQAVPEEAREAARGMGYGPLRLLWEVELPLALPAMLAGVRIATVSTVALTTVGAIVDYGGLGTLILDGLHSDFKAQVLTASVLCVLLAVLADLLLLGVQRWLTPWTRATAVRGGRGPHRRRAATAVEPEMPEMPEKVA, translated from the coding sequence GTGAGCGAGCAGAACTGCCTGGTGGCCAATGACTGGGTGTGCGGGGAGTATCTGCGCACCCGTGGCCAGGAGTTGACCGACGCGACCGTGCAGCACCTGGGCATCACCGTCGCCTCGGTGGTGATCGGCGTCCTGATCTCCTTCCCGCTCGCGCTGCTCGCGCGGCGCAGAAAAGCGTTCGCCGGACCGGTGCTCGGCCTGACCACGGTCTTCTACTCGGTCCCGTCACTGGCGATGTTCTCGCTGCTGCTGCCCCTGTTCGGGCTCTCGGCCTCGCTGGTGATCACGGGGCTCGTGCTCTATTCGCTGACGATCCTCGTGCGCAACATCCTGGCGGGGCTCCAGGCCGTGCCGGAGGAGGCCAGAGAGGCCGCCCGCGGGATGGGGTACGGGCCGCTGCGGCTGCTGTGGGAGGTCGAACTGCCGCTGGCGCTCCCGGCGATGCTGGCCGGCGTGCGCATCGCCACCGTCTCCACGGTGGCGCTCACCACGGTCGGCGCGATCGTCGACTACGGCGGCCTCGGCACGCTGATCCTCGACGGCCTGCACAGCGACTTCAAGGCCCAGGTGCTCACCGCCTCCGTGCTGTGCGTGCTGCTCGCGGTCCTCGCGGACCTGCTGCTGCTCGGCGTCCAGCGGTGGCTGACGCCGTGGACGCGGGCGACGGCCGTACGGGGCGGCCGCGGCCCCCACAGACGCAGGGCCGCCACCGCGGTGGAGCCCGAGATGCCTGAGATGCCGGAGAAGGTCGCATGA